In Luteitalea sp. TBR-22, one genomic interval encodes:
- a CDS encoding PQQ-binding-like beta-propeller repeat protein codes for MALALIAGAAAPAVAQAGGAPPPGPAAPAQATGPAAPTKAPATAAKAEGTSGAHALPLFPLRVRWSTELDGPPSATLATDGTRVFVPLATGGVIGVTAETGALVWKAEVSTTVAPAVADGHVYIVGGDALQALEAATGRAAWRVPLSSGISAPLVARSGWVIGALDTGEVVAWRGDDGTEVWRQKVGAPVVAAPAINGERLYLPGADGLVRALQIKTGAPIWTTSLGGSIVTIAPLGARVYVGSTDNFFYCLDDDKGRVRWRWRAGADPVGAAIADDDRVFFSSLDTMVRALDRGHGAQRWRQPLPWRPRTGPLRVGNTLVAAGIALDLRGYALDTGKPVGEFALTENRLEVLEGLPVVITRAALPGDYLVAAIADGRLVALEHAFGLPAKPLTDIPGEKIAITPPS; via the coding sequence TTGGCACTGGCGCTGATCGCCGGCGCGGCCGCTCCTGCCGTCGCGCAGGCCGGCGGAGCGCCGCCGCCAGGCCCCGCTGCACCGGCCCAGGCGACCGGCCCGGCGGCGCCGACGAAGGCACCCGCCACGGCCGCGAAGGCCGAGGGCACGTCCGGCGCCCACGCCCTGCCCCTGTTCCCGTTACGCGTGCGCTGGAGTACCGAGCTCGACGGGCCACCGTCGGCCACGCTAGCCACCGACGGCACGCGGGTGTTCGTGCCGCTGGCCACCGGCGGCGTGATCGGCGTGACCGCCGAGACGGGGGCGCTGGTGTGGAAGGCCGAGGTATCGACCACCGTCGCCCCGGCCGTCGCCGATGGCCACGTCTACATCGTCGGGGGTGACGCCTTGCAGGCCCTCGAGGCCGCTACCGGGCGCGCCGCATGGCGGGTGCCGCTCTCGTCGGGCATCTCGGCCCCGCTCGTTGCCCGCTCGGGCTGGGTGATCGGCGCCCTCGACACCGGCGAGGTCGTGGCCTGGCGCGGCGACGATGGGACCGAGGTCTGGCGGCAGAAGGTCGGCGCTCCGGTCGTCGCCGCGCCGGCGATCAACGGCGAGCGGCTCTACCTGCCGGGAGCGGACGGGCTGGTGCGGGCGCTGCAGATCAAGACCGGCGCGCCGATCTGGACCACCTCGCTTGGCGGCAGCATCGTCACCATCGCGCCGCTCGGCGCCCGCGTCTACGTCGGCTCGACCGACAACTTCTTCTACTGCCTCGACGACGACAAGGGACGGGTGCGCTGGAGGTGGCGGGCGGGCGCCGACCCGGTGGGCGCCGCGATCGCCGACGACGATCGCGTGTTCTTCAGTTCGCTGGACACCATGGTGCGGGCCCTCGATCGCGGGCACGGCGCGCAGCGGTGGCGGCAGCCCCTGCCGTGGCGGCCGCGCACGGGCCCGCTCCGCGTCGGCAATACCCTGGTGGCGGCCGGTATCGCCCTCGATTTGCGCGGTTATGCGCTGGACACCGGCAAGCCGGTCGGCGAGTTCGCGCTCACCGAGAATCGCCTCGAGGTGCTGGAGGGCCTGCCCGTGGTGATTACGCGCGCCGCGCTGCCGGGTGACTACCTGGTCGCAGCGATTGCCGACGGGCGGCTCGTGGCGCTCGAGCACGCGTTCGGCCTGCCGGCCAAGCCACTCACCGACATCCCCGGCGAGAAGATCGCCATCACGCCGCCGTCCTGA
- a CDS encoding PLP-dependent aminotransferase family protein, which produces MTAMESLFSRMGAQLTGSAIRQMGILAAGRPDLISFAPGYPDPTTFAWAAYRDIADDLLRAEDGETLQYGPTRGFTPLIEALVPRLRARGITCTADEILLTTGSQQAVDLVTRLFVDPGDAVLVELPTFTGAIAAFRSAGAHLAGVRQDEEGLDLDHLDAVLAEQRAAGRRVKFLYVIPNFQNPTGGLLSLSRRAALLAWSQRTGVPIVEDDPYGDLWFPDVTRPEDTRPMKADDEHGQVIYLQSTSKTLAPTFRTAWIVAPAAVIERLDVAKQSADLCSSSLDQRIVLEAITRGVLDRQLPRLRQAYAEKRDAMSRALATHVGDLASWRPPRGGFFLWVQLPEGVDARALLPSAIEAQVIYVAGAPFFVDGTGANAMRLAFSAATASRIEEGIARLARVIRTAA; this is translated from the coding sequence ATGACGGCCATGGAGTCGCTGTTCTCGCGGATGGGCGCCCAGCTGACCGGGTCGGCCATCCGACAGATGGGGATCCTGGCCGCCGGTCGGCCCGACCTCATCTCGTTCGCCCCCGGCTATCCCGATCCCACGACGTTCGCCTGGGCGGCGTACCGCGACATCGCCGACGACCTGCTGCGCGCCGAGGACGGCGAGACCCTCCAGTACGGGCCGACGCGCGGCTTCACGCCGCTGATCGAGGCCCTCGTGCCCCGCCTGCGGGCCCGCGGCATCACCTGCACCGCCGACGAGATCCTGCTGACCACCGGGTCGCAGCAGGCCGTCGACCTGGTGACGCGCCTGTTTGTCGATCCCGGCGATGCCGTGCTCGTGGAACTGCCGACGTTCACCGGCGCCATCGCGGCGTTCCGCAGCGCGGGCGCACACCTGGCCGGCGTGCGGCAGGACGAGGAGGGACTCGACCTCGATCACCTCGATGCCGTGCTCGCCGAGCAGCGGGCCGCCGGCCGGCGCGTGAAGTTCCTGTACGTGATCCCGAACTTCCAGAATCCGACCGGCGGGCTGCTCTCGCTGTCGCGCCGCGCGGCGCTGCTGGCGTGGAGCCAGCGCACGGGTGTCCCCATCGTCGAAGACGACCCCTACGGCGACCTGTGGTTCCCGGACGTCACGCGTCCCGAGGACACCCGGCCGATGAAGGCCGACGACGAACACGGGCAGGTCATCTACCTGCAGAGCACGTCCAAGACGCTGGCGCCCACCTTCCGCACGGCCTGGATCGTCGCGCCGGCGGCAGTGATCGAGCGGCTCGACGTCGCCAAGCAGTCGGCCGACCTGTGTTCGAGTTCCCTCGACCAGCGCATCGTGCTCGAGGCGATCACGCGGGGCGTGCTCGATCGGCAGCTGCCGCGCCTGCGACAGGCCTACGCGGAGAAGCGCGACGCGATGAGTCGGGCGCTTGCCACCCACGTCGGCGATCTGGCGTCGTGGCGGCCGCCGCGCGGCGGATTCTTCCTGTGGGTGCAGTTGCCGGAGGGCGTCGACGCCCGCGCGCTGCTGCCGAGCGCCATCGAGGCGCAGGTGATCTACGTCGCCGGTGCGCCGTTCTTCGTCGATGGCACGGGCGCCAACGCCATGCGGTTGGCGTTCTCGGCCGCGACCGCGTCGCGGATCGAGGAGGGGATTGCCCGCCTCGCGCGGGTCATCAGGACGGCGGCGTGA